The Zingiber officinale cultivar Zhangliang chromosome 2A, Zo_v1.1, whole genome shotgun sequence genomic sequence AGCTAGAGAGCCTTTGAAAGCCCAAACCGGCATTCCATTCATTCAATGCGCGCATCCCCCGAAGGAAACAAAACGACGACGCCAAAAAGTTAAagcggagagagagagaggggcgcGCGGCGCGGCAGTGGCACAGCACCTGGCGCGGCGCCGGCCGCTCTGCGCTTCGCCATGTTTTCAGAGTTAAACAAACCCACGTCAAACCTTCACGTTCCTACGCTCTGTTTGACCCGCTACGAGACAACCACCGCGCGCCTTTCGCCCTCCCATCCACTATATATACTCGTCCTCGCCGCCGAACATAGGCGTTTGATTGAGTGCGCGCGCCAATGGAGGTGGCGGAGACAGGGAAGGGCAAGACAGGGTCGTCTGCGGCGGCGACGTCTTCTTCCTCGTCCGCTTCGAACTCCCGGTGGAATCCAACCAAGGAGCAGATCTCGCTGCTGGAGGGGCTGTACAAGCAGGGCGTGCGCACACCGAGCGCCGACCAGATTCAGCAGATCACCGGGAAGCTGAGAGAGTACGGCAGCATCGAGGGGAAGAACGTGTTCTACTGGTTCCAGAATCACAAGGCGAGGCAGCgccagaagcagaagcagaagcaagAGAGCTTTGCTTACTTCTCCAGGTTTCTCaaccatcaccaccaccaccaccttccTCTGCCGCCGCTACGGCAGCCCCCAGTCCCCCCTCCGTTTCCCCCGCCCTCAACTTACACCAATAACAATGGTGAGGACGTCTCGAACCAATTTCTATTCCTCCGTTGCATGCAAAGTTTCCATTTTTATGATTACTTGTTGTTTATTAGCATGGACAGAGGCAATGAATTGTACTATAATTTAATGCTCTGTAGTGCGTTATATTCCAGTGGCTTACACTCCGTACTACGCTCACTCTTCGCACGTCGGCGGTGTCGGTCTCCTCCAGCCGCATTTCCCCGCCGTGTTCCTCCCTGCGTCCGCAGGTCTCCCGAAAGCGTCCTCGTTCCCGGGCTTTGGTTTTGTCGACCACGAGGAAGACGCATTCAGCCGGAACAGCGCGACTCACCGCCGTGAACACCGCGCCGTGCTCGACGTCGACGGCGGCGGCCAGACGCAGGAGACGCTGCAACTCTTCCCGTTGCACCCGACCGGGTTTTCGGAGGAGCGGCTCCAATCCGGAGGCGGCACTCCGACTCCGGCGACGGAGGAGGAGGGCGCAGCACCGCCGGCCGACGAGCCAAACTTTGTTTGGGTTCACGGGAAGTAGGGGAAAGCAATGCTGACGCGCCACGTGGCACGAGAACTCCTGCCTTGTTTTGCTCCGTTCcgtttttaataatttaaaattacagGCGATGAGGCGAAAGGGCGAGTTTTCAGTAAACTACACGAAACAATTGAATCCGACTTTTGTACCCAAATGAGAATTTGGAAATATTCGGCGCTTTTTCCATAATGTTCATGATCAGGGAACTCACATTATGCGTGAATGGAATTCCAGAACCATCCGCATAAAGAATATTGCTCATAATTACTTCTTCTGCCGTACCAGACACCTCACG encodes the following:
- the LOC122043820 gene encoding WUSCHEL-related homeobox 5-like; amino-acid sequence: MEVAETGKGKTGSSAAATSSSSSASNSRWNPTKEQISLLEGLYKQGVRTPSADQIQQITGKLREYGSIEGKNVFYWFQNHKARQRQKQKQKQESFAYFSRFLNHHHHHHLPLPPLRQPPVPPPFPPPSTYTNNNVAYTPYYAHSSHVGGVGLLQPHFPAVFLPASAGLPKASSFPGFGFVDHEEDAFSRNSATHRREHRAVLDVDGGGQTQETLQLFPLHPTGFSEERLQSGGGTPTPATEEEGAAPPADEPNFVWVHGK